GGTGTGTGGCTACGCGCCCCAGGAGATCCCGGAGCCCCCTGGAGCGCGCGCCTCCTGGCCGCCCCTGCGTTCCCGCCCGGGGAGAGACCGGCGGCAGCAGGGATGATCGCCAGGCTGGACCCCACTCAGATGGGGATGGTGCAGGCCCGCCGATCACTCAGCGAGCCCACCCGCGCGTCTCCTCGCCTCACGATCAGACGCGCGGGTGGTGGTGCAGCGCGGTGGCCCGGAAGGGATCCCGCGCTGGTTTTTAGTGCGCCGCGGCTCGGCGGCGTCAGGGGCCCGGCCGAGCCGCCCGGTGAACGACCGCACCCGCATGAGTGGACCGCGTGTCCGGATGGATCAGCAGGCGCTGAAAAGCGACGGTCGCGACGGAACGCGGGTCACCGCCGGGTCCTTTCGTCGATGGGAGGCGTGGCCCCGGGAATCGTCCCCTTCGGCCTGACGGCAGGCCGTGAAAGTCAGGGATTCGCCCCGGGGCCACTCGAAGTGGCGAACCCAGACGATCAACCGCCCCGGGCGTGGGCGGCTGGTCGTCTCGGGGCCGGGCCCGCCACAGGTCAAGGTCCACCTGCTGCATGCGGTCCCACAGCTCGCCGGCGCTGCTCGCGCAGACGATGCGGCACTGCGCCGGGTCGGTGAGCTCCCACGCCTCGAAGCGCCGGTGTTGCGGGCTCCACCGGACCCACCAGGTGAGCGCGTGCGCCTGTACCTGCTGGGCGGCGAGGACAGCGTCGTCGGTACGGTCGTCGTGCGAGCTCATTGCTGACCCTCCCGGGTCACGGCGACTCCGCCGAGGAACAGCGGAGGCCTGTCAACGCCGAGGTGTAGCGGCCAGTCCCGAACGGCCACCACCCCCGGCGGCAGAAGGTCCAGCCCGTCGAACAAGCGGGTGATCTCGTCGGCCGAGCGCGGGTGGATCGGCTGCTCGTAAGCGTGCACGGCCAAGGTGAGGAGATCCTGGAAAAGCCCCTGCGTCGTCGCATGCGACAACACGAGGCCACTGCCCGGCGCCAACGCGGTCAGGTAGGCGTCCATCACCGGCGCCACGTCCTCGGAAGGCCAGAAGTGCACGAGGGCACTCATGATGAGGCCCACCGGCCGGTCGAGGTCGATCAGCTTCCGCAGTTCGGGATCGGCCAGCACCTTCTCCGGGTGGAGGGCGTCCCCCTCGACCACGGCCAAGCCCCGAGTTTTGAGTCGCGCCCGCCAGTGCACGACGACCATCTGGTCGTGGTCGAGATAGACCATCCGGGCAGCCGGAGCATGCTCGCGGACGATGTCGTGCAGGTTCTTACCCATCCGGGGGAGCCCGGCTCCCAGGTCGACGAACTGCCGGATGCCGTGGGCCCGGGTCAGCGTGGCCACGGCCTCCTCCAAAAAGCCGCGGTTGTCCCGGGCCACGTGGCGCATGCCGGGCATGAGGCTGGTGAGGCGCTGTGCGATCTCCCGGTCCCGGACGAACGTGTCCTTGCCGTCACCGAGGGCTTCCCAAACACGGGCGCGGTTGCCCTTGGCCAGGCCGAGAGGGTCGGGAACGGTCATGATGGACCTTTCGGGTTGAAAAGTCGGAATGAGGTGAGGGCATCAGCAGGGTCGCCACCGGCGCGCTACTTCAGCGTCAAGAAGGAGGAGCCCGGGGCACCAGGAGGTTCATCGCCCAGCCAGGGCCGCAGAAGGCCGGGCCGTGCATCATCCTGATGCCCCGGGGATGCCAGCAGATTCCGGAAGGAGCCGTTACGGGGGCTGCTGGCTCGGTCCGGCGGGCCATCTGCCGGCGGGAGAAAGGTTTCTGTTCGCGTTGAGGAGTTCCGGCGGCGAGGACGGCAGTACGAGCGATAACGCAGGCCAACTACGCATCAGGGCTAGCTCGTAGCGCGCCTCGGATGGCGTCGAGCTAGCTGTGCGGCTGGCCATCGTCATGTGTTGTCCTCCTTGCCTTCGCCTCCATGCAACTGGGAGAGCGAGCCGCTGGACCGGACACGAGTGAGGACTTTCCGCCGGACTTTCCCGGCCCTGGGCGGACTTTTGCGGGAAAAGTCCTGCGCTACCGTGGAGAACGGTGACTACCCCGAGGCGGACATGACCGAAGAGTGGACGACGTTCGATCGTGAGTGCAGACTGCGTGGCTGGGGACAAGCAGCTGCGTTCCTTGAGAAATATGCGGAGTCAGCGCGAGTGGTGGGAGAGGAGGTGGCTTTGACCGAACGGCAGCTGCGACGCTGGCGCAAGCCAAATC
This region of Streptosporangium sp. NBC_01495 genomic DNA includes:
- a CDS encoding SAM-dependent methyltransferase — protein: MTVPDPLGLAKGNRARVWEALGDGKDTFVRDREIAQRLTSLMPGMRHVARDNRGFLEEAVATLTRAHGIRQFVDLGAGLPRMGKNLHDIVREHAPAARMVYLDHDQMVVVHWRARLKTRGLAVVEGDALHPEKVLADPELRKLIDLDRPVGLIMSALVHFWPSEDVAPVMDAYLTALAPGSGLVLSHATTQGLFQDLLTLAVHAYEQPIHPRSADEITRLFDGLDLLPPGVVAVRDWPLHLGVDRPPLFLGGVAVTREGQQ